One Thermus oshimai DSM 12092 genomic window carries:
- a CDS encoding gamma carbonic anhydrase family protein — protein MAILIELEGKRPQIHPSAYVAPTAVLVGDVVVEAEASVWFGAVLRGDYDRIVVGPGSCIQDNAVLHTGEGLPTLVGPSVTVAHLAFLEGCAVEEGALVGVGALVLNRARVGARAVVAAGSVVLEGMEIPPGVLAAGVPAQVKKPLSGSALAWVETAAEAYRRLSRRYRTSARLLDSEGT, from the coding sequence ATGGCCATCCTGATAGAGCTGGAGGGCAAGCGTCCCCAGATTCACCCCTCCGCCTACGTAGCCCCCACCGCAGTCCTCGTCGGGGACGTGGTGGTGGAGGCGGAGGCCAGCGTCTGGTTCGGGGCCGTGCTCCGGGGGGATTACGACCGCATCGTGGTGGGCCCGGGAAGCTGCATCCAGGACAACGCCGTCCTCCACACGGGTGAGGGGCTCCCCACCCTGGTGGGGCCCTCCGTGACCGTGGCCCACCTAGCCTTTCTGGAGGGGTGCGCGGTGGAGGAGGGGGCCCTGGTGGGGGTGGGGGCTCTGGTCCTCAACCGGGCCCGGGTGGGGGCCAGGGCGGTGGTGGCGGCGGGGAGCGTGGTCCTGGAGGGGATGGAGATTCCCCCGGGCGTCCTAGCCGCCGGGGTGCCCGCCCAGGTGAAGAAACCCCTTTCCGGCTCCGCCTTGGCCTGGGTGGAGACGGCGGCCGAGGCCTACCGCCGCTTAAGCCGCCGCTACCGTACCTCGGCTAGGCTTCTGGACAGCGAAGGTACCTGA
- a CDS encoding TetR/AcrR family transcriptional regulator: MGRPRIANKEERFTAKHEEIVRATYRLLAEKGLHGLTLQDVADALDVSKGVILYYFKTKERLLLATWRWVLSRVARRIQEALGRWATPEEKVAAMVEAIFISPEANRTFYLTFLDLVGAVARNPTFASLAEEARRIEEETYAEVIRLGVQEGAFPQAKPEEDAKIVRGLIDGLFLQWLQEKDWRGAHALYKEACRRSLLRYLRCPEA, from the coding sequence ATGGGCCGGCCCAGGATCGCCAACAAGGAGGAGCGGTTCACCGCCAAGCACGAGGAGATCGTCCGGGCCACCTACCGGCTCCTGGCGGAGAAGGGGCTTCACGGCCTCACCCTGCAGGACGTGGCGGATGCCCTCGACGTGAGCAAGGGGGTTATCCTTTACTACTTCAAAACCAAGGAACGCCTTCTCCTGGCCACCTGGCGCTGGGTGCTCTCCCGGGTGGCCCGGCGCATCCAGGAAGCCCTGGGGCGCTGGGCCACCCCGGAGGAGAAGGTGGCCGCCATGGTGGAGGCCATCTTCATCAGCCCGGAGGCCAACCGCACCTTCTACCTTACCTTCCTGGACTTAGTGGGGGCGGTGGCCCGCAACCCCACCTTTGCTTCCCTGGCGGAGGAGGCCCGCCGCATCGAGGAGGAAACCTACGCCGAGGTCATCCGCCTCGGGGTCCAGGAGGGGGCCTTCCCTCAGGCAAAGCCGGAGGAAGACGCCAAGATCGTCCGGGGCCTCATCGACGGGCTCTTCCTCCAATGGCTCCAGGAGAAGGACTGGCGCGGCGCCCACGCCCTCTACAAGGAGGCCTGCCGGCGGAGCCTCCTCAGGTACCTTCGCTGTCCAGAAGCCTAG
- a CDS encoding enoyl-CoA hydratase/isomerase family protein, producing MVEFQKEGAIGYILLNRPPANSYDRAFVEALGEAVGRAAADPEVKVVVVRSALERFFSGGADVKAFSENPPDANMAMVRRAHEVLNGIAAVPKIFIAEIAGHALGGGLEIALACDLRFGAQGEYRLGLPEVTLGLLPGTGGTQRLPRLIGAGKALELMVTGQTLTPEEAFRLGILNRLYPREKLAEETRAFAEALARGATLAIGHIKRAVHQGLSLPLEEGLRLERELVDELFHSEDGQEGVWAFLEKRPPSFRGR from the coding sequence ATGGTGGAGTTCCAGAAGGAAGGGGCCATCGGCTACATCCTGCTCAACCGTCCGCCGGCCAACAGCTACGACCGGGCCTTCGTGGAGGCCCTGGGGGAGGCGGTGGGAAGGGCGGCCGCAGACCCCGAGGTCAAGGTGGTGGTGGTGCGGAGCGCCCTGGAACGCTTCTTCTCCGGGGGGGCCGACGTCAAGGCCTTCAGCGAGAACCCCCCGGACGCCAACATGGCCATGGTCCGGCGGGCCCACGAGGTGCTGAACGGCATCGCGGCCGTCCCCAAGATCTTTATCGCCGAGATTGCGGGCCACGCCCTAGGAGGGGGGCTGGAGATTGCCCTGGCCTGCGACCTCCGCTTCGGGGCCCAGGGGGAGTACCGCCTGGGCCTCCCTGAGGTCACCCTGGGCCTCCTGCCTGGGACGGGGGGCACCCAGCGCCTGCCCCGCCTGATCGGCGCAGGGAAGGCCCTGGAGCTCATGGTCACGGGCCAGACCCTGACCCCCGAGGAGGCCTTCCGGCTGGGCATCCTCAACCGTCTCTACCCCCGGGAAAAGCTCGCGGAGGAAACGCGGGCCTTCGCCGAGGCCCTGGCCCGGGGGGCCACCCTGGCCATCGGCCACATCAAGCGGGCGGTGCACCAGGGCCTCTCCCTTCCCCTGGAGGAGGGCCTCCGCTTGGAACGGGAGCTGGTGGACGAGCTCTTCCACAGCGAGGACGGCCAGGAGGGGGTCTGGGCCTTCCTGGAGAAACGACCCCCCAGCTTCCGGGGGCGCTAA